The region TGCCAGAAACTGCTCAATCAGTAAGATCTCAACTCCCTCTACCTTCAATCAATTTTCCTGCTAACcagactaagggggagatggtGACCAAGCCAAAATCAACTAGCTAAATCATTCCAAGCATTAATGATGTTGGTAAAGACAGACTTTAGTTGGCTACAAAAGGACCTTGCCTTGACAAGGAGTTCAATGAATTGCTCACATCATTGAGATTCTCTCGAAACAATAACTACATCACATACAAAAGGGCTTTGGCTAAAAATATAAACTTTCTGAGAGTGGTGATAGTGAAAGTCGTAAATTtcaaagaaaagagaattgtagCCAATGTTAATGATGGTGGTGTAGACAGATATTTGCAGGcgtctctctcaaatcttcaatctaagagagcatctgagctggatgtcatcattgagaaagttAACAGGGTGATTCTAGAGGACACTCAATTACCTGGAGAGCATAAAAAGGCATAACTTGTTGcatttcctgaagcctatctccAGCCCAGTAAGGGGTGGCCTACATTTGCCCTTCAACCAAAAAATGCAAATAATTCATGATTTCAAAATATTGTGTTATGGGAAATTTAATATTAATCATGATATTGGAGACTGACTTAAAGCACAAGAAGATGAAGATTGTTGAAGATGAGGAAATTATTCAAATTTTGAGCAGATATCTGAGAAATGCTGAAACCATGTTACCCTAAACCTGAGCATATATCAAAATTGAGGTGGGGGATAGGATGGTGACTAATTTTGAGGAAATCAGAAATGTCTTCTGCAAATATTTTAGAGAGATTTATAATAAGAAGAAAGTGGATGTTTTTCAATTAGATTCCTTTCTCAGCAGCAGGTTGAATGCTGAGGAAGTAGGTCAGTTGGAACAAGATTTTTCCATGGAGGAGCTTAAGTTTGCCTCGAAGTCTTTTAGTAATGATAAAGCTCCAGGACTAGATGGGATAAATATTAGGTATATTAAGGAATTTTGgatgtttttgaaaaataaagttcTTTAAGGGTTCATTTCTTTTTCTAGATCAGGAGTACTTCCCTCAGGTTGCAATTCCTCTTTCGAAATGGAAGCACACAAAAAGTATCAAATATCATGGAGCTAAAAAATGTAATTCACAGGGTACCAAATACGTAAAAGTTCAAGTTCATATTTGAGTTCGTAACAGGAAGTTTATGCAAATTATAACATAACAAAATGCATGCCTAAGCGAAACAAACCTGTAAAACTGGTGTTTCAACTTCGATGAAGCCTAAAGATTCAACTATCTTACGTACTTCTGATACAACCTACTGAATTTGTGCAGAGGCTAGCATCTAATTTTCACCAAGTCATGACTAATATAAGACAGTGACAAGCTTTATATGGGAAATAGGCAAGAAGACATATTATGAAGTGAACAAATCCTTATTCTTTCGTAAAACTGAGATGCAGGTCAGCAAGGATATCaaactaaaaattatattttgCAATTTGCTTCAAGTGGGTGTGTCTGACCAATATATAATTAAGATGCAGCATGAGTTTCTAAAATTGAAATAACCATCTACCATAATCTAGTCTACCTAAATATTATGTTAATAGTTGATACATTTTGATCCAGTTCAAGGCCCACTGAGCTTTCTGAGCAACACATAGAATACTTTCAATTGCATTAAACAATCTATGCTTCTCCATTGAATCTTTAATATACGTTTTCAAAAGTAAGTTGTACATTTCTACAAATATGGCAAGTTAGTCATATTAAATATCAAAGACATAAAGTATCTGATGTATCATATGAGATGGGACGCACCTGGTGCTTCCCTTACAGTCGTAGGACATTTTCACTTGCCCTTTTCAGCTCCATCAAGGCTACTTGAAGTGTACATTGTCTCACATTACTCTGATGACAAGAGTTAAAAATCAGGAATTATACAAAATAAACAACTCTAAGGTTTTTTAGAAATTGCTACCATGTTTTTCTGCCAATgctttaaattttcatttttgtataaaattaaaatataaaaagcCCATTCACTAGGGAAGTGCAACGCGCTTTCTTGCTTTCTTCTCCGTAACAAAGGGTCTTAAATCCCATCAAAACCCATGTCAAAAATCATAAACAAAATTTAAAGTCTAAGCAAATAATATTAACCAGACCCCTGTACTCCAGCACTTTCTAGTCTAAAGTCTGCATGCTACATGTGGTTAGATTTGTAAGAGGAAATCTAAATAACTGAATAAACGATACCAATTTGTATGAATTACAGGTACTAAAAGTACTTAATAAAAGGCCCCTACAGTTCCTAACAACCTTTCTAAAGACTTCGAATAGGCGAAAAGTCACATTATCTAATTTTAATCTAGAATCTGCATGCTACATGTGGGCATATAATAAACAAAACCAGTTTGTATCAACTATCATTTAAAGTCAAACACCAAAATTTTAGATATGTGAGCCATGCTTGTTTAATGATAAATCTTCAACCTCTCTGAGTAAATTCAGAGGATGATTTCGATGTTCATCAAAAATCAGAAGAACAGAAGATTGATTCCTCCAAGTTAACGGGGAAGAGAAAGAAAGTGTATAATCAATCACTGATATGAGAGTAGACAGTAAAAAAGTAGAAGGGCATttgaatttttaattttagatTGAGATTTGTCTCAATCTTAACTGAGCAATGTGCAACCAATAAGTACCACAAAACATAAAACTAACCTCCCCTGGTGTAATAAGACCCTTCTCCTCAGCATCTTTAATCATGCTATAACCAATCATGTAAACGAAAAACATGGCAAAATCACTATACTCCAAAAGCATACACCATAAAGCTTTCAAGTCTCGATACAATATGTTGCCCTGTAAACTTTTTAAGTTACAAAAACCAGATGTTTACCAAAAAGATATACACAACTCACTAAATCATAAATAAGATTATCCAGAAATATAGTTTCTAATTGTCAAACACAAGATTAACTAGAAATATATAGCAATCGCTAATTTCATAAACAAATGGTCTGTACCCTGTATCTAAACAAAGATAAGGTCTATAATAAGTATTGTATGGATATGAAGAAAATGGTACCTGTCTTTAACACTAGAGCAAGGCTCTATCATCTCTAATTTAGCAGCAACACGACCAACGTAACTCTCAACAACATTATTAAGAAACACTAATGGGGTTTTACCAATCAACTGTTCCACAAACATCCAGAATTCAATCACAAACAACTGAATACATACAAACTATGAacagagagagacagagagagagggagagagatacacgaagagagggagagagagatacacagagagagagggagagatagagggaggggggagagagatacacagagagagggagagagagagatacacacagagagagggagagagagggggcgcgagagggagagagagaggagatTTATTTGCCGACGGGGAGACCCGTTCCGGATTGGAGACCAAGAGATGAGTGGGTTGAACGTGAAACGACGCTATTTGCTGCCA is a window of Apium graveolens cultivar Ventura chromosome 11, ASM990537v1, whole genome shotgun sequence DNA encoding:
- the LOC141695344 gene encoding cysteine synthase-like, giving the protein MFVEQLIGKTPLVFLNNVVESYVGRVAAKLEMIEPCSSVKDSLQGNILYRDLKALWCMLLEYSDFAMFFVYMIGYSMIKDAEEKGLITPGESNVRQCTLQVALMELKRAKMYNLLLKTYIKDSMEKHRLFNAIESILCVAQKAQWALNWIKMYQLLT